GGGGTACGAAGGGATGGCGTTCCGTGACGTGGTGGATGACAAGGAGATGATCGCCTACGTGGAGGCGTGCCTGAAGACGACAAGCCGTGATGACGCGAAGGAGTTCGATTATCCCTGGGGTGGCGGGGTGCGGACGATCAGCGTGCGCGTCGTGGAGTCCGACGAACTGAAGAACAATTCGTTCCTTGTCATCTTCACCGATGTGACGGAGAAGAACCAGGCTTCGGCGCGCCTGCACCAGAGCGAATACCTGGCGTCGATGACGACGATGGCCGCCTCGATCGCCCATGAGATCAAGAACCCGCTGGCAGCGATGAGCATCCATCTGCAACTGCTGAAGAAACTGTTCGTCCGCAAAGGCAGCCTGACGATGGACGACGCCAAGCGGTACATCGATGTGCTGGATGAGGAGATTGACCGGCTGAACTCCATCGTGGTGGATTTCCTGTTCGCCGTCCGGCCGATGACGACGGTGTTGAAGCTGGGTGATCTTTCCACCGTGGTTGAGGATGTCATCCAGTTTGTTTCCCCGGAAATTTCCGAGCAACAGATGACCATCCGGATGGAGAGGAAAGGATTCATTCCCCAGGTGGAGTTTGATGAAAAACTGATCAAGCAGGTGCTGCTCAACCTGGTGAAGAACGCGATGAACGCGATGAAGCCGGGCGGGAACGTGACGGTGACGTTGGAACTGGATGGGGACAACCTGCTGTGCAAGGTGACGGACACGGGATGCGGCATCCCGCCGGAAAACCTGTCCAAGATCTTCGAACCGTACTTCACGACGAAGAGCACCGGGACCGGACTGGGGTTGACCGTCGTCTACAAAGTAATGAAAGAGCATCATGGAGACGTGCGAGTGGAAAGCAAAGTGGGGGTGGGTACCTGTTTCACCCTGGTGTTCCCTGTCCCCGCAAGCCAGCGCATGTCCCTTCCAAAGAAGAATGAGGTGTCCCTGCCGGACGCCGGATTTGAGGTGAAGGAATGAAACGGACCATACTGATCTGTGACGATGAAAAGAACATTCGAGAGGGGCTTGCCCTGGCGATGCAAGGAGAAGGATACGCCACACTGACGGCGGAGAACGCCGAGAAGGCGTGGGATCTGGTCAACAAGGAAGACGTGGATCTGGTGATCACCGACCTCAGGATGGACGGGATGGGGGGCGAGGAGCTCCTCAAGCGCATCCATGGGGCCTACCCCCAGCTTCCGGTGATCATCCTCACCGGGCATGGGACCATCGAGACGGCTGTCGTCGCCATGCGAGACGGAGCCATCGATTTCTTCACCAAGCCGGTTGATCTGGATCGTCTGACGCTGGTGGTGGGCAAGGCGCTGAAGAACCGGGACCTGCAGGCGGAACACGATGAGATGAAGCAGGAACTGGACGACTACAAGGCCCGGGACAAGTACAACAAGGTGATCATCGGCAAGAGCCAGAAGATGACCCATCTGATGGACACCATCGCCCAGATCGCACCGACGGTCATTCCGGTGTTGATCACCGGGGAGAGCGGGGTGGGCAAGGAACTTGCCGCCGACGCCATCGAGGAGTTTTCCAAACGGCATGGAAAACCGTTCATCAAGCTGCACTGCGCCTCTCTTCCCGACACCTTGCTGGAGGACGCCCTGTTCGGCCACGAGAAAGGGGCGTTCACCGGGGCGGTGGACCAGCGCAAAGGCCGATTCGAGGATGCCGATGGTGGCACGTTGTTCCTGGATGAGATCGGGGAGATATCCAAATCCACCCAGGTGAAACTCCTCAGGATTTTGCAGGAGAAACAGTTTGAGCGGCTGGGCGGAAACAAGACGATCACGGTGGATGTGCGGATCATCAGCGCCACCAACCGCAACCTTGAGGAAGCCATCAAGGACGGATCATTCCGGGAAGATCTGTACTACCGGATCAAAGGCGTGGAGATCAACGTACCGCCCCTCAGGGAGCGGAAGGAAGACATCCCCCTGTTGATTGCCAGTTTCCTGGACAAGTTCAACAAGGAGAACGACCGGAACGTAGAGGGATTCACCGAAAAGGCAAAGCATGCCTTGTACAGTTATGACTGGCCGGGGAACATCAGGGAGTTGCAGAACTGCATCATGGGGGCGGCGGCCATCTGCCGCACCTCGTTGATCGACGTCGGTGATCTTCCGCCGACGGTGACCAAGGCTGAAGCGGCGTCCACCGTCAACATGGACGTGGGCATCACGCTGGCCGAAGGGGAGAAGCGGTTGATCATCTCCACGCTGGAGAAATGCGGCGGCAACAAGACGAAAGCCGCCCAGGTGCTGGATATCGGACGCAAGACCCTGCATCGGAAACTGCAGGAATACCAGATCGAAGACAACGATGACGATCAATGACATCTATTCCATCTTCGATGCCGGGGGCGTGCTGTCCAAAGGCTTTTCCGGGTATGAATACCGGGAAGGCCAGCTGAAGATGGCCGAACTGGTCCGCCAGGCGTACGAACAGCACGCCATCCTTGCCGTCGAGGCGGGGACGGGTATCGGCAAATCGTTCGCCTATCTGGTGCCGGCGCTATA
The window above is part of the Sphaerochaeta sp. genome. Proteins encoded here:
- a CDS encoding ATP-binding protein gives rise to the protein MNRFVSRAIRKIDQMDTKQIITIINNLDGDVRMLEAVLDSLQEGLILCKNDRSVVYANGKCQQMIPMFLPARWGYEGMAFRDVVDDKEMIAYVEACLKTTSRDDAKEFDYPWGGGVRTISVRVVESDELKNNSFLVIFTDVTEKNQASARLHQSEYLASMTTMAASIAHEIKNPLAAMSIHLQLLKKLFVRKGSLTMDDAKRYIDVLDEEIDRLNSIVVDFLFAVRPMTTVLKLGDLSTVVEDVIQFVSPEISEQQMTIRMERKGFIPQVEFDEKLIKQVLLNLVKNAMNAMKPGGNVTVTLELDGDNLLCKVTDTGCGIPPENLSKIFEPYFTTKSTGTGLGLTVVYKVMKEHHGDVRVESKVGVGTCFTLVFPVPASQRMSLPKKNEVSLPDAGFEVKE
- a CDS encoding sigma-54 dependent transcriptional regulator — translated: MKRTILICDDEKNIREGLALAMQGEGYATLTAENAEKAWDLVNKEDVDLVITDLRMDGMGGEELLKRIHGAYPQLPVIILTGHGTIETAVVAMRDGAIDFFTKPVDLDRLTLVVGKALKNRDLQAEHDEMKQELDDYKARDKYNKVIIGKSQKMTHLMDTIAQIAPTVIPVLITGESGVGKELAADAIEEFSKRHGKPFIKLHCASLPDTLLEDALFGHEKGAFTGAVDQRKGRFEDADGGTLFLDEIGEISKSTQVKLLRILQEKQFERLGGNKTITVDVRIISATNRNLEEAIKDGSFREDLYYRIKGVEINVPPLRERKEDIPLLIASFLDKFNKENDRNVEGFTEKAKHALYSYDWPGNIRELQNCIMGAAAICRTSLIDVGDLPPTVTKAEAASTVNMDVGITLAEGEKRLIISTLEKCGGNKTKAAQVLDIGRKTLHRKLQEYQIEDNDDDQ